The Primulina eburnea isolate SZY01 chromosome 13, ASM2296580v1, whole genome shotgun sequence genome includes a region encoding these proteins:
- the LOC140810807 gene encoding uncharacterized protein, protein MWLRRTKSRVRIHNAPSPKFACSSFKDIHSLLSNVDGICVGGGGDTPDSPRKLPICHRTRSVNALLRSLSLPPEAPDKQSQNGEIRIPDAEKKIVVYFTSLRVVRRTFEDCKAVRSILRSFRVSIDERDLSMDSGFMDELQRILGQSEKSKLTLPRVFIGGRYVGGVDEVKHLHESGQLKKHVEGLPSEDPGTCEVCSGYRFILCRACSGSHKCYNSEKSGFRSCTMCNENGLIRCPSCSSAPL, encoded by the coding sequence ATGTGGCTTAGGAGAACGAAATCGAGGGTTCGGATCCACAATGCGCCGTCTCCTAAGTTTGCTTGCTCCTCTTTCAAGGATATCCACAGCCTCCTCTCCAACGTTGACGGCATCTGCGTCGGAGGTGGTGGAGATACTCCCGATTCACCTAGAAAGCTTCCAATTTGCCACCGCACACGCAGTGTTAATGCCCTCCTCCGAAGCCTATCCTTACCCCCCGAAGCTCCGGACAAGCAGTCACAAAATGGAGAAATTAGAATCCCGGATGCGGAGAAGAAAATAGTGGTGTACTTCACGAGCCTGCGCGTTGTCCGCCGTACGTTCGAGGACTGCAAGGCCGTCCGATCCATCCTCCGTTCCTTCCGCGTGTCGATCGACGAGCGGGATCTGTCAATGGACTCCGGGTTCATGGACGAGCTGCAGAGGATCCTGGGCCAGTCGGAGAAGTCCAAATTGACTCTCCCAAGGGTCTTCATTGGCGGCAGGTACGTTGGTGGGGTGGATGAGGTGAAACATCTTCACGAGAGCGGCCAGCTCAAGAAGCACGTTGAGGGGCTGCCGTCGGAAGATCCTGGCACGTGCGAGGTTTGCAGTGGATACAGATTCATTCTTTGCCGAGCGTGCAGCGGAAGCCACAAGTGCTACAACAGCGAGAAATCTGGCTTCCGGAGTTGTACTATGTGCAATGAGAATGGTCTCATTAGGTGCCCCTCTTGTTCCTCAGCACCCCTCTGA